In the genome of Parus major isolate Abel chromosome 2, Parus_major1.1, whole genome shotgun sequence, one region contains:
- the PLAG1 gene encoding zinc finger protein PLAG1 isoform X2 — protein MATHSPEKTHKCNYCEKMFHRKDHLKNHLHTHNPNKEAFKCEECGKNYNTKLGFKRHLALHAATSGDLTCKVCLQTFESTGVLLEHLKTHAGKSSGGVKEKKHQCEHCDRRFYTRKDVRRHMVVHTGRKDFLCQYCAQRFGRKDHLTRHMKKSHNQELLKVKTEPMDLLDPFTCNVSVPIKDELLPVMSLPSSELTSKPFTNTLQLNLYNTQIQSMQSSASAHQMVATSLPLGMPCPIDMESVHPSHQLSLKYPLGTTSYAISMPEKEQPLKGEIESYLMELQSGMPSSSQDSQASSSKLGLDPQVGPLDDGSGEVSLSKGSVPISEPLNAPSLDFSQLFNFIPVNGPPYNPSVSVGNLGMSYTQEEAHSSMTQLPPQTQDPQDPSNSIGLGSLHSLSAAFTSSLSTTTTLPRFHQAFQ, from the coding sequence ATGGCTACTCATTCTCCTGAGAAAACCCACAAGTGTAATTATTGTGAGAAAATGTTTCACCGAAAAGATCACCTAAAGAATCACCTACATACACACAATCCCAACAAAGAGGCCTTTAAGTGTGAAGAATGTGGAAAGAACTACAATACCAAGCTTGGGTTCAAACGTCACCTGGCTTTGCATGCTGCAACAAGTGGTGACCTCACCTGTAAGGTATGTTTGCAGACTTTTGAAAGCACAggagtgctgctggagcacctAAAAACTCATGCAGGCAAGTCATCGGGTGgagtgaaggagaaaaagcacCAGTGTGAACACTGTGATCGTCGGTTCTACACCCGAAAGGATGTCCGCAGACACATGGTAGTGCACACTGGAAGAAAGGACTTCCTCTGTCAGTACTGTGCACAGAGATTTGGGCGGAAGGATCACCTCACGCGCCACATGAAGAAAAGTCACAACCAAGAACTTTTGAAGGTCAAAACAGAGCCAATGGACCTTCTAGATCCCTTTACCTGCAATGTTTCTGTGCCTATTAAGGATGAGCTGCTTCCAGTGATGTCTTTACCTTCCAGTGAACTGACATCAAAGCCATTTACAAACACTTTGCAATTAAATCTCTACAACACTCAGATTCAGTCCATGCAGAGTTCTGCATCTGCACACCAAATGGTTGCCACATCGTTACCATTGGGAATGCCTTGTCCAATAGATATGGAGTCTGTCCACCCTTCTCACCAGCTATCGCTGAAATATCCGCTCGGTACTACCTCATACGCAATTTCTATGCCTGAAAAAGAACAGCCATTGAAAGGGGAAATTGAAAGTTACTTAATGGAGTTGCAAAGTGGTATGCCTTCTTCATCCCAGGATTCTCAAGCATCTTCATCAAAACTAGGGCTGGATCCGCAAGTAGGTCCACTAGATGATGGGTCTGGGGAAGTTTCCCTTTCCAAGGGCTCCGTTCCTATTAGCGAACCTCTAAACGCCCCATCATTGGACTTTTCTCAGCTGTTCAACTTCATACCTGTAAATGGCCCTCCTTATAATCCTTCTGTTTCAGTGGGGAACCTCGGGATGAGTTATACGCAAGAGGAGGCACATTCTTCTATGACTCAACTTCCACCACAAACCCAGGATCCACAAGATCCTAGCAATAGTATAGGTCTTGGGTCTCTGCACTCATTGTCAGCAGCTTTCACAAGCAGTCTAAGCACAACCACCACCCTACCACGATTTCATCAAGCTTTCCAATAG
- the PLAG1 gene encoding zinc finger protein PLAG1 isoform X1 has translation MATVIPGDLSEVRDTQKVPSGKRKRGETKPRKNFPCQLCDKAFNSVEKLKVHSYSHTGERPYKCTQQDCTKAFVSKYKLLRHMATHSPEKTHKCNYCEKMFHRKDHLKNHLHTHNPNKEAFKCEECGKNYNTKLGFKRHLALHAATSGDLTCKVCLQTFESTGVLLEHLKTHAGKSSGGVKEKKHQCEHCDRRFYTRKDVRRHMVVHTGRKDFLCQYCAQRFGRKDHLTRHMKKSHNQELLKVKTEPMDLLDPFTCNVSVPIKDELLPVMSLPSSELTSKPFTNTLQLNLYNTQIQSMQSSASAHQMVATSLPLGMPCPIDMESVHPSHQLSLKYPLGTTSYAISMPEKEQPLKGEIESYLMELQSGMPSSSQDSQASSSKLGLDPQVGPLDDGSGEVSLSKGSVPISEPLNAPSLDFSQLFNFIPVNGPPYNPSVSVGNLGMSYTQEEAHSSMTQLPPQTQDPQDPSNSIGLGSLHSLSAAFTSSLSTTTTLPRFHQAFQ, from the exons ATGGCCACTGTCATTCCTGGTGATTTGTCAGAAGTAAGAGATACCCAGAAAGTCCCTTCAGGGAAACGTAAGCGTGGTgaaaccaaaccaagaaaaaactTTCCTTGCCAACTGTGTGACAAGGCCTTTAACAGTGTTGAGAAATTAAAGGTTCACTCATACTCTCACACAGGAGAGAGGCCCTACAAGTGCACACAACAAGACTGCACCAAGGCCTTTGTTTCTAAGTACAAATTACTAAG GCATATGGCTACTCATTCTCCTGAGAAAACCCACAAGTGTAATTATTGTGAGAAAATGTTTCACCGAAAAGATCACCTAAAGAATCACCTACATACACACAATCCCAACAAAGAGGCCTTTAAGTGTGAAGAATGTGGAAAGAACTACAATACCAAGCTTGGGTTCAAACGTCACCTGGCTTTGCATGCTGCAACAAGTGGTGACCTCACCTGTAAGGTATGTTTGCAGACTTTTGAAAGCACAggagtgctgctggagcacctAAAAACTCATGCAGGCAAGTCATCGGGTGgagtgaaggagaaaaagcacCAGTGTGAACACTGTGATCGTCGGTTCTACACCCGAAAGGATGTCCGCAGACACATGGTAGTGCACACTGGAAGAAAGGACTTCCTCTGTCAGTACTGTGCACAGAGATTTGGGCGGAAGGATCACCTCACGCGCCACATGAAGAAAAGTCACAACCAAGAACTTTTGAAGGTCAAAACAGAGCCAATGGACCTTCTAGATCCCTTTACCTGCAATGTTTCTGTGCCTATTAAGGATGAGCTGCTTCCAGTGATGTCTTTACCTTCCAGTGAACTGACATCAAAGCCATTTACAAACACTTTGCAATTAAATCTCTACAACACTCAGATTCAGTCCATGCAGAGTTCTGCATCTGCACACCAAATGGTTGCCACATCGTTACCATTGGGAATGCCTTGTCCAATAGATATGGAGTCTGTCCACCCTTCTCACCAGCTATCGCTGAAATATCCGCTCGGTACTACCTCATACGCAATTTCTATGCCTGAAAAAGAACAGCCATTGAAAGGGGAAATTGAAAGTTACTTAATGGAGTTGCAAAGTGGTATGCCTTCTTCATCCCAGGATTCTCAAGCATCTTCATCAAAACTAGGGCTGGATCCGCAAGTAGGTCCACTAGATGATGGGTCTGGGGAAGTTTCCCTTTCCAAGGGCTCCGTTCCTATTAGCGAACCTCTAAACGCCCCATCATTGGACTTTTCTCAGCTGTTCAACTTCATACCTGTAAATGGCCCTCCTTATAATCCTTCTGTTTCAGTGGGGAACCTCGGGATGAGTTATACGCAAGAGGAGGCACATTCTTCTATGACTCAACTTCCACCACAAACCCAGGATCCACAAGATCCTAGCAATAGTATAGGTCTTGGGTCTCTGCACTCATTGTCAGCAGCTTTCACAAGCAGTCTAAGCACAACCACCACCCTACCACGATTTCATCAAGCTTTCCAATAG